GGGTTTCCGCTCATGACGGTCCGGATCCGGGTGGTTTCGGGGTTGAGCCCCACGGCCACCACCCGGACCGTGATGTCCCGGTCGGTCAGTATGCCCACCGGCCGGGCGTCTTCCAATACCACCACGCTGCCGACGCCCTGCTCCAGCATGAGCCGGGCGGCCGCAAAGACGGTGTCGTCCGGGGCCGCGGTGACCACCTCCCGGGTGCATATTTCCAAGACGGGCATCATCGGTGACGGCCTCGCAGCGGTTGCGGACCCTGCATCGCTTTCGAGCCGCCCGCCGCCACGGCTCCAGGGCACGGTTCATGCCGCGGGGCGTTGCGCCTTGCACCCGGGGATGCCGGCCCGCCCCGCGCGGGCGCCGGCCGGGGCGGTCTCCGGGCCCACGGGATCTCCACCTGCTTCTTGTGTATCACGGGGTGGCGGGCGGGGGCAACCCGGGGTGTCAGAAGGGATCGGGGTTGTGGTCTTGTGCGAGGCTCTTCGCCTCCGCCAGGGCTTGCTGGAGTTGGAAGATGAGC
This genomic interval from Dissulfurirhabdus thermomarina contains the following:
- a CDS encoding CBS domain-containing protein codes for the protein MMPVLEICTREVVTAAPDDTVFAAARLMLEQGVGSVVVLEDARPVGILTDRDITVRVVAVGLNPETTRIRTVMSGNPRTVLETTGVEDTLRLMQAAGVRRIPVVDASGALAGIVSLGDFLDLLAGTPEAPPPLLRRLAQAARPPE